The proteins below are encoded in one region of Tiliqua scincoides isolate rTilSci1 chromosome 7, rTilSci1.hap2, whole genome shotgun sequence:
- the HMGXB4 gene encoding HMG domain-containing protein 4 isoform X1, whose protein sequence is MAYDDSRKKEDCLESDQIDGVGLVAGRTQREKKRSYKDFLREEEEIAAQVRKTSKKRLKETDLFLLGTEAHKKRKHSSNAYYYRDLSPLELPLSLESSSKKRKKVVSSPSSVDTAMDLLKAITSPLATGSKPSKRTSEKSHVSFTASGYSEAKKEHHKKKLSGSISDLSLDDGTFHKSKKMKPPYGNTETLTLREPDGLKMKLILSPKEKGTSTADEPFPHSASPATKKSSKKSTHDEQGSSLPAHDTHGLKSSRKKHKPPPDPHPPPAVESFSPDTSLFPEGQNSEFELSGLEPPLESGSSSGGELEAGELVIDDSYREIKKKKKSKKSKKKKDKEKHKEKKHSKSKKSLGLSTSLVAAEVSTPLPVSPTSTQFTVPAPPLPPPPPPPPLPPPPVFHTDGQNEKEKKKKKEEKERAEKSEKEKPKKKNMSAYQVFCKEYRVNIVAEHPGIDFGELSKKLAEVWKQLPEKDKLVWKQKAQYLQHKQNKAEATTVKRKATSSEGAPKLKASLTGVLSPHKKSPSSTVVLSSSPVKVPDTDPIDVAAHLQLLGESLSLIGHRLQETEGMVAVSGSLSVLLDSIICALGPLACLTSQLPELNGCPKSVLSNTLDNIAYIMPGL, encoded by the exons ATGGCTTATGATGACTCCAGGAAAAAAGAAG ATTGTCTAGAGAGTGACCAAATTGATGGTGTGGGGTTGGTAGCAGGCAGAACTCAACGAGAGAAAAAACGGTCCTACAAAGATTTCCTTCGGGAAGAGGAGGAGATAGCTGCTCAGGTCAGGAAGACTTCCAAGAAGAGACTGAAA GAGACTGACCTCTTCTTGCTGGGGACAGAGGCTCACAAAAAGAGAAAGCACTCCTCCAATGCATACTATTATAGAG ATCTCTCTCCTCTTGAACTACCCCTATCTTTGGAGTCCTCttcaaagaagaggaaaaaagtagTGTCGAGTCCATCTTCCGTTGACACTGCCATGGATCTACTTAAAGCCATCACCTCACCTTTGGCCACAGGCTCCAAGCCTTCTAAAAGGACATCTGAAAAATCCCACGTGTCATTCACTGCCTCGGGCTATTCAGAGGCCAAGAAGGAGCACCACAAGAAGAAGCTGAGCGGGAGCATCAGCGACCTGTCTTTGGATGATGGCACTTTCCACAAGTCCAAAAAAATGAAGCCCCCCTATGGGAACACTGAAACACTGACCTTGCGGGAGCCTGATGGCTTAAAGATGAAACTGATTCTCTCACCCAAGGAGAAAGGGACAAGCACAGCAGATGAGCCCTTTCCACATTCGGCATCACCTGCAACAAAAAAGTCCTCGAAAAAGTCAACTCACGACGAACAAGGATCATCCCTCCCAGCTCATGATACACATGGCTTAAAATCATCCCGAAAGAAGCACAAGCCGCCTCCAGATCcacatccccctccagctgttgAGAGCTTTAGCCCAGACACGTCCCTTTTCCCAGAAGGCCAAAACAGCGAGTTTGAGCTTTCAGGCCTAGAGCCACCTTTGGAATCTGGTTCATCCTCCGGTGGTGAGTTGGAAGCTGGAGAACTAGTGATTGACGACTCATATCGGgaaataaaaaagaagaagaaatcaaagaagagcaaaaagaaaaaggacaaaGAGAAACACAAGGAGAAGAAGCATTCCAAGTCTAAAAAGAGTTTGGGGCTTTCTACTtcactggtggcagcagaagtAAGCACACCACTGCCAGTCTCTCCAACCAGCACACAGTTTACTGTccctgcccctcctcttcctcctcctccaccaccaccaccactaccaccacctccAGTTTTCCACACAGATGGACAGaatgagaaggagaagaagaagaagaaagaagaaaaagagcgAGCTGagaaatcagaaaaagaaaag CCAAAGAAGAAGAATATGTCTGCCTACCAAGTATTCTGTAAGGAATATCGTGTTAACATTGTGGCTGAGCATCCTGGAATAG ATTTTGGTGAGCTGAGTAAAAAGCTGGCAGAAGTTTGGAAACAGCTTCCAGAGAAGGATAAACTG GTTTGGAAGCAGAAGGCCCAGTATTTGCAACATAAgcagaataaagcagaggctaCAACCGTGAAAAGGAAAGCAACCTCATCAGAGGGAGCTCCAAAGTTGAAAG cttctcTAACAGGTGTGCTGTCACCTCATAAGAAGTCTCCATCTAGTACTGTAGTATTGTCTTCGTCACCTGTCAAAGTTCCTGATACGGATCCCATTGATGTAGCCGCACATCTGCAGTTGCTGGGGGAATCCCTAAGTCTCATTGGCCACAGGCTACAGGAGACAGAG GGGATGGTGGCTGTATCAGGAAGCTTGTCAGTGCTCCTGGATTCGATTATTTGTGCCCTGGGCCCTTTAGCATGCCTGACTTCCCAGCTACCTGAACTAAACGGCTGCCCCAAAAGCGTGTTG tCAAACACATTAGACAACATTGCCTACATAATGCCTGGACTCTGA
- the HMGXB4 gene encoding HMG domain-containing protein 4 isoform X2, with protein sequence MAYDDSRKKEDCLESDQIDGVGLVAGRTQREKKRSYKDFLREEEEIAAQETDLFLLGTEAHKKRKHSSNAYYYRDLSPLELPLSLESSSKKRKKVVSSPSSVDTAMDLLKAITSPLATGSKPSKRTSEKSHVSFTASGYSEAKKEHHKKKLSGSISDLSLDDGTFHKSKKMKPPYGNTETLTLREPDGLKMKLILSPKEKGTSTADEPFPHSASPATKKSSKKSTHDEQGSSLPAHDTHGLKSSRKKHKPPPDPHPPPAVESFSPDTSLFPEGQNSEFELSGLEPPLESGSSSGGELEAGELVIDDSYREIKKKKKSKKSKKKKDKEKHKEKKHSKSKKSLGLSTSLVAAEVSTPLPVSPTSTQFTVPAPPLPPPPPPPPLPPPPVFHTDGQNEKEKKKKKEEKERAEKSEKEKPKKKNMSAYQVFCKEYRVNIVAEHPGIDFGELSKKLAEVWKQLPEKDKLVWKQKAQYLQHKQNKAEATTVKRKATSSEGAPKLKASLTGVLSPHKKSPSSTVVLSSSPVKVPDTDPIDVAAHLQLLGESLSLIGHRLQETEGMVAVSGSLSVLLDSIICALGPLACLTSQLPELNGCPKSVLSNTLDNIAYIMPGL encoded by the exons ATGGCTTATGATGACTCCAGGAAAAAAGAAG ATTGTCTAGAGAGTGACCAAATTGATGGTGTGGGGTTGGTAGCAGGCAGAACTCAACGAGAGAAAAAACGGTCCTACAAAGATTTCCTTCGGGAAGAGGAGGAGATAGCTGCTCAG GAGACTGACCTCTTCTTGCTGGGGACAGAGGCTCACAAAAAGAGAAAGCACTCCTCCAATGCATACTATTATAGAG ATCTCTCTCCTCTTGAACTACCCCTATCTTTGGAGTCCTCttcaaagaagaggaaaaaagtagTGTCGAGTCCATCTTCCGTTGACACTGCCATGGATCTACTTAAAGCCATCACCTCACCTTTGGCCACAGGCTCCAAGCCTTCTAAAAGGACATCTGAAAAATCCCACGTGTCATTCACTGCCTCGGGCTATTCAGAGGCCAAGAAGGAGCACCACAAGAAGAAGCTGAGCGGGAGCATCAGCGACCTGTCTTTGGATGATGGCACTTTCCACAAGTCCAAAAAAATGAAGCCCCCCTATGGGAACACTGAAACACTGACCTTGCGGGAGCCTGATGGCTTAAAGATGAAACTGATTCTCTCACCCAAGGAGAAAGGGACAAGCACAGCAGATGAGCCCTTTCCACATTCGGCATCACCTGCAACAAAAAAGTCCTCGAAAAAGTCAACTCACGACGAACAAGGATCATCCCTCCCAGCTCATGATACACATGGCTTAAAATCATCCCGAAAGAAGCACAAGCCGCCTCCAGATCcacatccccctccagctgttgAGAGCTTTAGCCCAGACACGTCCCTTTTCCCAGAAGGCCAAAACAGCGAGTTTGAGCTTTCAGGCCTAGAGCCACCTTTGGAATCTGGTTCATCCTCCGGTGGTGAGTTGGAAGCTGGAGAACTAGTGATTGACGACTCATATCGGgaaataaaaaagaagaagaaatcaaagaagagcaaaaagaaaaaggacaaaGAGAAACACAAGGAGAAGAAGCATTCCAAGTCTAAAAAGAGTTTGGGGCTTTCTACTtcactggtggcagcagaagtAAGCACACCACTGCCAGTCTCTCCAACCAGCACACAGTTTACTGTccctgcccctcctcttcctcctcctccaccaccaccaccactaccaccacctccAGTTTTCCACACAGATGGACAGaatgagaaggagaagaagaagaagaaagaagaaaaagagcgAGCTGagaaatcagaaaaagaaaag CCAAAGAAGAAGAATATGTCTGCCTACCAAGTATTCTGTAAGGAATATCGTGTTAACATTGTGGCTGAGCATCCTGGAATAG ATTTTGGTGAGCTGAGTAAAAAGCTGGCAGAAGTTTGGAAACAGCTTCCAGAGAAGGATAAACTG GTTTGGAAGCAGAAGGCCCAGTATTTGCAACATAAgcagaataaagcagaggctaCAACCGTGAAAAGGAAAGCAACCTCATCAGAGGGAGCTCCAAAGTTGAAAG cttctcTAACAGGTGTGCTGTCACCTCATAAGAAGTCTCCATCTAGTACTGTAGTATTGTCTTCGTCACCTGTCAAAGTTCCTGATACGGATCCCATTGATGTAGCCGCACATCTGCAGTTGCTGGGGGAATCCCTAAGTCTCATTGGCCACAGGCTACAGGAGACAGAG GGGATGGTGGCTGTATCAGGAAGCTTGTCAGTGCTCCTGGATTCGATTATTTGTGCCCTGGGCCCTTTAGCATGCCTGACTTCCCAGCTACCTGAACTAAACGGCTGCCCCAAAAGCGTGTTG tCAAACACATTAGACAACATTGCCTACATAATGCCTGGACTCTGA